GTACCGGAGCTAACGCAAATACAAAAATTACTTTTAGTGACGATGTTACCGTTGGAGGTACTGTGCTGAAAGCCGGAAGCTATGCGGTTTACACTAAGCCCGGATCTCAGTTTTGGGAAGTTTATTTTTATAGCGATTCCAATAACTGGGGAACACCTCAAACCTGGGATGATGCAAAAGTTGCAGCTAAGGTAAAAGCGGAAGCTTATCCAATGCCTATGGATATTGAGTCGTTTACCATGTCTTTTGACGATGTAACAAACGATTCGGCCAATCTTGGAATACTTTGGGAAAAGACCTACGTTGGCGTGCCTATTAAATTTGGAACCGATAAAATGGTTGCTGCCAGCATCGATCAGGTAATGAATGGTCCTGCTGCAAACGACTACTATGCTGCTGCAGTGTATTACTTAGAATCCGGCAAAGACATCAACAAAGCGAAAACGTGGATTGACAAAGCAGTTGAATTGAAAAGCGATGCTTTTTGGTATTTCAGACAACAATCGCTAATCTATGCGAAAGCTGGTGATAAAAAGGGAGCTATCAAAGCCGCTCAAAAATCGTTGGAAATGGCAAAGGCAGCCGGAAATGATGATTATATTGCATTAAATCAAAAATCATTAAAGGAGTGGGGAGCACTGTAATGTTGCTTACACTTTAGAGAGATCAACTTGAACGCTCCGAGAAATCGGGGCGTTTTTTTATAGAATTTGAATCTGAATGCTATAAATTTGAATATCAAAAGGAACACTTAAATTTCAAAAAATTGTAATTTAGTTGGCGAGAGTTTTAATTATAAGTTATAAATTTGCCCCATAATGAAAGGTTTAAAACACAATATTTTTAGTTGTATGAATGCGCTACCGGTGCGTAAGCATACCCCTATACACAGATATTGAAGAGAATAAACCAATCCTAAAAGATTTTTAAATCCCTTTGATATCAAATTCAAAGGGATTTTTTTTA
This genomic stretch from Ulvibacter sp. MAR_2010_11 harbors:
- a CDS encoding DUF2911 domain-containing protein, which gives rise to MKKLFLLVCVALISIGAYAQIQTPAPSPSQKIEQKVGLTDVTLEYSRPAMKGRTIFGGLVPYDKLWRTGANANTKITFSDDVTVGGTVLKAGSYAVYTKPGSQFWEVYFYSDSNNWGTPQTWDDAKVAAKVKAEAYPMPMDIESFTMSFDDVTNDSANLGILWEKTYVGVPIKFGTDKMVAASIDQVMNGPAANDYYAAAVYYLESGKDINKAKTWIDKAVELKSDAFWYFRQQSLIYAKAGDKKGAIKAAQKSLEMAKAAGNDDYIALNQKSLKEWGAL